The Chrysiogenia bacterium nucleotide sequence CAGCACATCCTCGAAGAAGACTTTTACGTCACCGAAGTCCTGCCCCAGATCGTCGGACGCAAGGACACGAAGCTACGGCTGGATTTCCTGACCAACTCGGGACTCGACCTGTTCCGCATCGAGGAGCTCGAAAAGGAATATCTCGAGCGCAACCGCTTCCCCGAGGAATCCCTGCCCCCCATCGAGACGCTGGGCCTGCCCAATCCCCAGGCGAGCTGAGCGGCTTTTCCGACAGGGCATGAAGCAAAGTTCATCCCCGCGTTAGCCACGCTTCATCAATCTGCAGTAAGATCTGTTCCTCTGAAGGCACAGCCAGTGGGAGGAACCCGGATGTCAGCAATCCGTACCAGCCGATTCGTATTCATTGCCCTTGCGCTTTTCCTTGCGGCCGCGGCCCCGGCCGCGGCGGGCACCTACAGCCTGAGCACGGGCATTACCGACGTCACGGTCTTTCCCGACCGCGCGCGCGTGGAGCGCAGCGGGGGTAAGGACCTGCCCGCGGGTACGCACCTCATCGAGATCAAGGGCATCCCGACCCAGGCCATCGAAAATTCGTTTCAGGTCTCTGCCACCGGCCCCAGGGGCGCGCAGATTCTGGGCGTCGAGACCGGCGTTCAGTTCGAGCCCGAGACGCTGAGCCGCGAGGTGCTCGCCCTCCAGAAGAAGGTCGACGCCAAGCAGGCCGAAGTAAATGGCGTGGACGACCGGCGCGCGGGCATCAACGAAGAGCTCACCTTTCTCAAGCGCCTGAGCGAGAGCGTCGCAACCAAGGGCGGCGAGAGCCTGACCAGCGCGCCGCGCATCGACGTCGCGGGCTGGAAAAATACGTTGGGCTTCCTGCAGAAGGAACACACGCGCCTCAATCGCGAGCTGCGCGAGCTCGAACCTGCCAAGAAGAAACTCCAGGGTGAGCTGCGCGCGCTCCAGCTCGAGCTGGCAAAGCTGCAGTCCCAGCAACGCACCCGCTACCGGATGGTCACGCTGGAAGTTTCCCTTCCCAATCCCGGAAAGGTCAGCGTCGACCTGGCGTATCTCACCTACGGCGCATCGTGGACGCCGCGCTACGAAGCGCGCGTCGACACCGGCGCCGAAAAGCTCCAGCTCGCCTACGGCGCCGAAGTGCGCCAGCAGAGCGGCGATGACTGGAAGGGCGTGGATCTTACGCTCTCCACGGCGCGTCCTTCCGAGAATCAGATTCTTCCCGAACTCAGTCCCTGGTACATCGACGTGCCGCGCCCCATGCCGCGCAGTCTGGAGCGCGCCAAGCGCAGCGGCGGCGGCGCTGACATGATGATGCTGGCCGAGGCCCCCGCGTCCATGGAGGTCAGAGACGAGGCAGCATACGAAATGGACGCGCCGGCCGTCGCGATCATCGATGCCGGTCTCTCCACCGAATTCAAGGTCGCGCGCAAGCAGAACATCCCCTCCGACGGGGAGAACCACCGCGTTGCATTGCAGGGCATCGACCTGAAGGCGCCGCTGGCCGCGCGCGCCGTGCCCAAGCGTGAGGAGGCGGCCTTCCTGACCTCGCGCGTGGAAAACTCATCCGAGGTTCCGCTGCTTCCGGGTGCGATGCAGGTCTTCCGCGACGGCGCCTTCGTGGGCGGCTCGCAGATGCCTGCCGTGCTGCCGGGTGAAACCTTCGATCTGTCACTGGGTCGCGACCCGCGCTTTACGATCGAGCGCGAGTACGTGCTCACCAAACGCGACGAGGGCGGGTTCTTCTCGAAGAAGGTCACCCGCGAGTTCCACTACCGCATCAAGGTGAAAAACTTCCACAAGAGCGCGCGGCGCATCGTGATCCTCGATCAGGTGCCCGTCGCCCAGGACGGACGCATCGAGGTGAAGCTCGGCGAGGGGATTACGCCCCCGAACAGCGCCGAGACCGATCCGGGCCTGCCGGGCAAAGCGGCCGCCAGCGTCAAACGCGCCCCCGGCGACCCGACGCCCAGACCCGGCACGCTGGCCTGGGAATACGAGATCCCCGCCGGCGGCGAGCGGACCATCGAGCTGAAATTCAGCGTGGTCCACGACGCAGGCATCGAGGTGAGCGGGCTCTAGGACTCCAACAATGCTTTCGTAGGGGCGGGGTCTACCCGCCCCTTTTTTGTGAGGCGAATTACGCACAAGGGCGGGTAGACCCCGCCCCTACATCCGGGACGAACAACCTGCTAAACTTTTCGGTCGGGAAGGTTTGGAAGCATGGCCGATGGCGCCGACGAGGCGCCGGAGTTTTTCTCTCCGGCGCTCGGTGAAAAATACGACGAGTTCTGGAACCGCACGGCGGCGACGGATGCGGGCGCGCTGCTCGGCGTGGGCGGCTATCCCTTTGGCAAGCCGCCGACGGAGACCTCACTCACTTGGCAGGGGCTTCCGGTCGCCCGCTTCATTTCCGAGCACCTGGACCTGCAGCTCGACGACGACGTGCTCGAAGTGGGCGTGGGCGTGGGGCGGCTCGCCCAGCACCTGGCGCCGCTGGTCAGCAACTACCACGGCGCCGACGTCTCGGCCTACATGCTCATGCACGCGGCGCGCCGTCTGCGCGAGGTGGACAACCTCCACCTCCACCATCTCCAGAGTTCCGACCTGCGCTCGCTGCATGCCGAGTCCTTCGACAAGGTGTTCTTCCAGCACGTGCTCATTCACCTCGATCCCGAGGACCAGTTCAACTACATCCGCGAGGCCCGCCGGGTGCTCCGGCCGGGCGGCGTGGCCTACCTGCAGTTCTACAACTTGCTGCACGAGCGCGGCTTCGCCGAGTACGTCCACGCCGCCGACCAGGTCATCCTGCAGGGCGGGCGCCAGCGCGGCGCCGTGCGCTGCCAGACGGCTGAAGAGGTTCGCTACATCCTCACGCAGGCGGGCTTCCGCGTGCTGGACGAGCGCAGCCACCTCGAAAAAGTCCGCCAGCGCTTCCAGTGGATTCCCGACCGCGACTGGGAGTTCTACCTCATCGCCGTCTGCGCCCGCGATTAAGAGGGCAGGTAGACCCCGCCCCTACAACCTCATCGTAGGGGCGGGGTCTACCCGCCCGGTATTTCGAATCACCGCCGCTCGCTGGCCCCTTTCCCCTCCGCCCGGTATGCTGGTCACCTCAGCCAAGCTTCGGGGAGTCTGCCATGCGTGTTTTTGCCGCCGCCTTGTGCCTTGTTCTTGCCCTCGCCGTGCCCGCACGGGCGCAGGATGCCAGTGCGCTCATGGCGTGCCCGCCGCGCACGGACGGGACGCTCGAGTATGCCGCGCGTTATCTCAAAGCCGACTGGGTCAAAAGCGATATCCCCGGCAAGCCGGACCTGGCCATCGCGCTGCTCGCACGCATCGTCAACCGCTCGGGCGCGCCGGTCGAGATCGCCAACCCGGTCAAGGCCTTCAACAACAGCGTGCGCATCCGCTACCCCGACGGCAGCGCCGCCACCTCCACGCTGACGATTTTCCCGCCCGCACCGGATGCGCCAGGGACCATCACCCTCATGCCGCACGAGCCCTACGTCTTCGGACAGGGCGCCGTGGCCAAGTGGGCGGAGCTGCACAAGAAGCAGAAGGTGGAAAAGGACGTCCTCGTCATCGCCGAGATCAAGATGAGTGAGGAAGAAGCGGGCGAGGACCAGTGGAGCGGCTGCATCGAGTCACGCATCGGTGACATCGTCTACCCCAAGGAAGAAACCAGCGAGCGCGACCACGCCGACCAGACGGTTACCGAGCTGGGCAAGGCGCTGCGCGAAGAGAACGATCTGCCGCAGAGATAGGCGCTCCTCCACGGCATGTCATTCTGAGCGCAGCGAAGAATCGGCGTGGCTGTCGGGGACGCGATTCTTCGCTTCGCTCAGAATGACATTTTTGTTTGCCGTGACATCCCGGCTCGAATTACCGGCGGCTAGTCCCGCGCGCGAATCACCAGCGTGCCGGCCAGCTTGTCGTGAAGTGCCTGCTTGCGCCCGGTGAAGGCGGCCATCAGATAGCCGATGTACAAAATGAGCTGGGATACAAACTTGCTGAAATAACGCGCGGTCGCTTTCGGCATTGAAATTCGGTCACCATTTTCATCGGCAACTTTTA carries:
- a CDS encoding mucoidy inhibitor MuiA family protein; this translates as MSAIRTSRFVFIALALFLAAAAPAAAGTYSLSTGITDVTVFPDRARVERSGGKDLPAGTHLIEIKGIPTQAIENSFQVSATGPRGAQILGVETGVQFEPETLSREVLALQKKVDAKQAEVNGVDDRRAGINEELTFLKRLSESVATKGGESLTSAPRIDVAGWKNTLGFLQKEHTRLNRELRELEPAKKKLQGELRALQLELAKLQSQQRTRYRMVTLEVSLPNPGKVSVDLAYLTYGASWTPRYEARVDTGAEKLQLAYGAEVRQQSGDDWKGVDLTLSTARPSENQILPELSPWYIDVPRPMPRSLERAKRSGGGADMMMLAEAPASMEVRDEAAYEMDAPAVAIIDAGLSTEFKVARKQNIPSDGENHRVALQGIDLKAPLAARAVPKREEAAFLTSRVENSSEVPLLPGAMQVFRDGAFVGGSQMPAVLPGETFDLSLGRDPRFTIEREYVLTKRDEGGFFSKKVTREFHYRIKVKNFHKSARRIVILDQVPVAQDGRIEVKLGEGITPPNSAETDPGLPGKAAASVKRAPGDPTPRPGTLAWEYEIPAGGERTIELKFSVVHDAGIEVSGL
- a CDS encoding class I SAM-dependent methyltransferase, with the protein product MADGADEAPEFFSPALGEKYDEFWNRTAATDAGALLGVGGYPFGKPPTETSLTWQGLPVARFISEHLDLQLDDDVLEVGVGVGRLAQHLAPLVSNYHGADVSAYMLMHAARRLREVDNLHLHHLQSSDLRSLHAESFDKVFFQHVLIHLDPEDQFNYIREARRVLRPGGVAYLQFYNLLHERGFAEYVHAADQVILQGGRQRGAVRCQTAEEVRYILTQAGFRVLDERSHLEKVRQRFQWIPDRDWEFYLIAVCARD